The Drosophila suzukii chromosome X, CBGP_Dsuzu_IsoJpt1.0, whole genome shotgun sequence DNA window GGGAGACGTTTCGGATGGGATATGATGGGAACACGTCGTTGAATGAGCGGGTGAATCAGCGAAGGCTTTCCAGTGTGCAGCTACCATAACTTAATGACCCATAAGATTGCGGTGTTATTACGCCTGAATTCATTGATAAATATATAGGTTGTACGGTATTTTATCCCCCTACTTTATGTAAAACCCCCGTTAAACAGTGACGTTGGATGCCTCAAGTGATCACTGATTATAGACTCACATAGGAAGAGCTTCACCCGATGATGACTGGGCATCTCTTGGGGGCCGAGTCTCCGCCGGCGcgtgtttgtttgtttattcgCCCCACGACAATCTTAGCCTTGGTATGCATATTGGCGCACAATGGCAAACAAtctaataaacaaataacCCTATCTACAAAGTCAATTGCCCGTCTACGCAACATGGCCAGGGGTATTAGATCGATTCTTCACTGACGTAGCTGACTCTCCAGTTATATCGGTAGTTGCTCGAAGAGAAACTCCCCGAATAGCTCAAAGAGCTAGTATGCTTAGATGGTTATTCCCAATCCCATGCAATCAAGCAATTGTTAGATTTCAGTAAATGAATCATGCAGAACGGGAATTCCTTTTAAGATCCCACCAGATAGGTGGAGAGTTCAACGACGTAAGAGGAATCATATTTTTAGAAACAAGCTAAGTGCGTCGGACTCTTTCACAATCGAATTCCTGTATAATTTACAATTTCGGTTTCACTTTCCATGACGGAGTCTCAATGGGAACCCAAATCAGATTCAGGTGAGTGGCTGCCCCAGATTTATGGCACTGGCTATCATCGGATTCAAGTGGAAGGCGCGTGAGCAGCGAAAACCATTTGAAATAATTTGCGATTAGCGAATAGCCTCAGGAATATATGATCCCCACTAGCAACCAATTTTTCGCCATATAGTAGGGGTATCCAATTTTACACAGAGAAATAAATAGTAAAGAAAGGTGACCCATGATAAATGGACCCATTTCTTATGGTGAGCCAAGCTCAAGGTCTGTAAGAAagctccaaaaaaaaatgtccaAAACATATTTGTTGAGTTCACAAAAACACTAATTCCACGTATATTCGGCACTTGTTTCATAATTCTTTATTAGACTGCATTCGCATGTAATTTATATGTTTAATTATATTCGTACTTAAAGTTGTAACATCCTACGGTATTTACCAACGTTTTACCATGTTACAAATATGGCTTCTTGGCCGAAATCCAGTAATATTAAGGTTTTATAACACAATTTCTAGCCTCATTCTGTATACATACCGATATAATTTTACTGTTTTAATAGCGAATTGGTTTTGTTCTATATTTTCTAGTCCTAGCCcggaataaaataatatttattacttATATCGAGGTAATCTCAGGTTGGTGTTGCCtgttacatatattttaaattggaGTCAAATGACACACATTTAAAGTAAAACATAAACTTATAGAAAGAAAATTCTAATGCCTAGATCCACTGCCCGTAGTAAAGAGCCTGGTAGGAGaagtttttggtatttttggcTTCCAGGACAATGGAGATGAAGCGCTGGCCGATGCCTCCGGCCACCACGTAGGCGTTGCCGTCGTAGGCGTCCTGGGTGCAGATCAGCTCCACGTAGGACAAGGCGGCACCGGAGTCGCCGCTCTTCTCCGGATAATTAAGCTGCACGCTCACATCCTGTGCCCGTGGGAACTCAAGGGTGTCGGCTGTCTGGAACACTAGGGTATCGCCTGAAAGTATGCCAGACAAGAAAGTTAGTACCCGGTGGCTAGACGAAGTGTATGCTTTAGGGAACTTACTGGAAATTCGGGCTCCCAGGTTGTAGCGCACGCTTAGCGATCCGGCACGGGCCTTTCCCGGTACGATCTGCTTTTCCAATGCCTGGATCTTCAGACCCGGATGCTGGGCGGCAAAGATATGGATATCCTTCACCACCTGGAATGCGCTTCTATCCACACCTATAGTCCCAGCCGATCCGCCGGAAACAAGGCAGCCCAGCAGGGCGGACAATAGGATCAGGCTATACTTGGACATCTTAATTATTGGAGTCGATTGAAGAAGAGTAAGCTATTTGTTTCCCGTCACGGCGCGTCGAAGTCACGGAATGATGGCCAAGGTCTAGAAACCACCTATTTATACCAGTCGGGGAAGTCTCCGGTTTGCTTTGAATCACATTGGTTTCCCTCTTATCAGGCCCATTGCCAATTTCGAGTGCCAAGTGACAATGTCTAATCCCGAACCGGAAAAAGCAACACCGAAAGAGGGAGTACTCTTCCCAGGCTACATGTTTACCAATATCTCTAAAAAAGAACTAAACAACTACTCAGTAGCAGTAAAATTAGTAGTAGTTCAAAGAAGTGAAGTCTTAGTCATGTTGATAGTTTTTTCTATGTTGTCCCTCACAGTGTAACCACGCCACGAAAGAGTAGCAATAATAACACCGATAAGAAGCATTCCCACTTCACTCAATTAAATTGATCAATTTGGGTGTTATTGCGCTCGGATCTAATCATCCCCTTTCCGCCTCCCGGCAGCTGTGACGATGTGCCAATAGGCGCAAGATAACACTACGGCTCTTATTTTGGGAATACGGCCTATCCAGCAGTAAACAAACATTCTGTTTTTTCTGGTTGTTGATTAGCCTAACTAACTTACTAACTCTTTCCGCAATTTCATGGCGTTGGATTGACACCTGCCGGCGTCTCCCTATTGGACAGACCCCTTTCCCCTTGGGTAATGAACTTCCAGGAATCTTATCGCCAGCGGACTTCCCTGGAACTGGGGCGTCGAGTACCTTCGAGACGAATCGGCCCATCATCACCGTTCCTCATCGTCGCTGCAATCGATATTGCTGAATTGATTAAACAATTTAATGAATCATTTGCTTAAATTAAGAATCACTTGTCGTTCTATACGCTCAGAAAACTAGGGTACTTTACTAAAGCACCTCCGCTGggcatatacatatgtatgtgttGATAATAAGTATTCACTTCCTAGAAAATAAAAGGCAATAAATTGGGGTGCTAAGAAAAGAGCTTTACGCTGAATTCGTGTAGAATTAACATTGATGCACATTCGAACCATTCAGCGCTGAACGATTTACATATGTTGCTCCAAGCGATATATTTAATAGTCGCACTATATACTTACACAGTGCAACCAGGAAAACTTAACAGCAGCTtggatttcaaaatctaaaGGTACCTATTAAAAAGAGTCAATCCCGATCGGGAATCCTCTGGCTTATCTCGGGTTTTTTATGTTATAGCGACAAAGAGTTGTTGTCGGTTTTAATTAACAATATATCGTTAGCCCATTCAAATTTCAGGTATATGTCCTTGACATTATTATATTGTAGGTAAGGACATAGAGAAATACAAAACATATAAAACTTTTTTCAAAACAGTAAATATCGAAAAAAAACTAAGTACTCTAAGGCCCCGCAGCTCTTACTACTCCCCTATGTTAGTCTTAGTTTTGTAAGCTTAACTATCatctttaataaaataaataaaattaataatgtCAAACATATAAGAATGCAAGCAAGAGATAATACTTTAGTTGGCTGgatcgactatcagatacccgttactcagctaaccaACTTCAGCGATTAACTACTTACATTTTAAGAGTTTACACTTTTCACTTTCATCTACTGGCTGTGACGTTACTGTCGACGAGCTTGCTAGATATGGTCATTATTTATTAAGTAATGTTCCTTTTAACAATTTTTGCCGGGCCGCTAGGTATTGGCCGTgcgaaataaaataaaactttttttaaatgtaatctttaaaaaagtgggcgtggaatttttctgaaataaactagcgctgcgcaagaatttctagaatctgcatgcttaTTCCCGAAATTCGagcttttataattttatagatCACAATAAAATTGATTATTAATAGTTACAAATGACTTTGCAGTGGGATCGGCATCAGGGAGTGGCCGGCTTTCAAAGAATCCGCCGATAGAACACGAACTTCTTGTGACACTAAAGGACATAGCCAATGGGTGCATTAAGAGCCTTAAGATCTCACAAGTGAGGATCTCGGCCAGCGCGTTTCAAGGGCGAGGGACTGCCCCATTAGAGGAACAGGTCGCGCCGCAGCGACCTTATTGTCGAAATCTCCATCAAGTTTCCGGATACCATTTCAAAGAAGGACACATTATCGATTCGCTCCCTATTGACTTCAAGGACTAAAGGACATAGCCAATGGGTGCATTAAGAGCCTTAAGATCTCACAAGTGAGGATCTCGGCCAGCGCGTTTCAAGGGCAAGGGACTGCCCCATTAGAGGAACAGGTCGCGCCGCAGCGACCTTATTGTCGAAATCTCCATCAAGTTTCCGGATACCATTTCAAAGAAGGACACATTATCGATTCGCTCCCTATTGACTTCAAACTTCAACTAAGTCCCGGTCACATCGCAATACGCAATCACAACGATGACAACACAACTATCTTATGGGGAGTTGACGGCGTTTTTCAAATACATAATTTTGAGCTTGTAATACCATTGCATTCCCCACAATGACATATCCAGAATATAAGTTTCGTCATCACGAAATCCACAAAAGAAACAGTAGAGTACTTAATTAAATGGCTGGACATGTTTATCCAGGATCAGAATTAAACGTCGGCGGAGCCCGGCTTGAACCAGGGATTGAGCGAACGCGTCGTCTTGATGTGGACGTAGATGTTGGAGCGGGACGGCACTCCTTCGGGCAATGCGGGCAGTTGCACAGCTTCTTCTCGcagaaaaatattcaaaaattacCCTACATACTGCCTAACATAAATTCTTTAACTTCCCATAACATCAAATAATGAAAAGTTCGAATTACAAGGTAAAGTGTTTAGAAAACGTGTTTATTTCTATTATTCAGACTTATCGATAACTCTAAAGTTACACATGAATGTAAAATATTGTTTTCAAAAATCGAACTCCCGAAGCACTTTGCAACGATCAATTACAATTACGACTATCTGGTACAGAGAGCTTTAcggaaatcgaaaaaaaaatgttacgtaaaaaattaaagagcCGAGCTTCGCTGCAGACTCGATCGGTTCGGATTCGATTGGATTATATAAGATTAGATTGGAATGTGGCAGCATCAAAACTAAGCTAAGGTTAGTTGGAGTTACAGGAGTACAGACTAAGGTTAGTACATTAATTTGTGTTGGCAATCATAAAGCAAAACAATCTGCGGCCGTATCGTCCCGTCCCATTAATCCTCTATTGCACTCCATTCGCCAACGACTTGTCGCCCTTTCGTTCTCGCGCTATCTCCCTCTATTTCGCTTCCGTTCTATTTCTATCTCGCATGCTCTCACTCATTCGCAAAGACACACAAGGCCGGCATGGAAATCCCCAAAGTTTAGATCCTTATAAATTATTGAATAACTATTGTATGAGATTCGCCAATAAAAGTGTGATGGTATCCAACTAGTTGTGATGAGTTTTGTTCTACACTAAGTGCcattttgtaaatttaaaatatgctTATTGTatcttttaattaaatctcTCTAAACGCAAATACAAAACGTTTCTGGGAGCACTACTCAAAGAACAAACATTTAGATTTAAAAATTGCACATTGATACAACTTGCCATATTTGTCTCCAGTTTTCGAGCGACTTACAAATATAGTCTAAAAGCAATTTTCCTAACATAAGAATAATTGAAGATTTGAGATTTACAATCTAAAAAGGTCTTTGCGAAATTGTTGCACAAAATCGGAACTCCTAAGCTTTAATAATATCGTCGCAGATTTATCCACATAGCATTCTATGCCCTGGCTTGGACCCTAATTACCTGGGGGATTTCCATGTGCCGACAGTGCATATGTACAGTGCGTTACATAAATGCTTATTTGTATGTTTACATCTGAAtgatttcttgttttttcgTGTGTATATACTTGTTTGCGTTACAAAACCAACAACAATTCCATTTCTCATTTTCACTAAATTGCTTTTGTCTAAAATATCGCCCCCGTTGCCCCGGCTGAAACCCTTGTGATCCATCCCTTGATCCTCCTGCTGCTTCTTCCACTCATCCTGATCGTCCACACTGGACTTACCAGCGCGGGCGTATCTCCTTGAACCACCACTGCTGGTAGCTATCGTTGACATCGCAGTGACCCAATGACAATTGCTGGGTGGCTGGGTGTAGGGCCATGCACTTCTTGTGGACGCGGTGCATGAGGTGCTTCGTGTGCTCGTTGTACTGCCAAGGACCATCGACTGTCCCCAGGCGACACACAGCAAGCTTGATACCCTGCCGATCGGCCTCCACGCAACGCTCGCCCACGCCTAGTTGTCCGGCGGCATTTAACCTGACCAGTTGATTGTTTCCTCCTCCATGGCAGTATGTGAGGCCCATGATGGCAGGCGGCTGATGGCCCATGGAGTCCAGGCATCCGTCTGAGGCCACCGAGCGCAGCTCTCCCCAGTGCAGGTTGGCTGGCAGTCCCGGGAACTTGTCATACACGTCGTAGGCGATGTGGTCCATAAACCACTGGAAGCTCTTGCAATTCAGTCGCTTTTTCAGAGCCAGTTGCTCACTAATGTCGCCCATGTCCAGATAGCGGGCGAGTGGCTCGCGGGTATAGAAGTACTCCTTGTGCGTGTCATCGAACCACGTCTCGATGACGCGCTTGTAGTTGATGGTGATCAGTGGCCCCTTCTTCTTGCTCGCTAGCTTTCCGAAATTGTAGGGCATAAAGCCGCGGTAGACGTGGCCCACTCGGGAACAGGGCACCCACTCGATGCTGCCGCCGCACTGCCAGATCTTGAAGCTCAACTCGAAGTTCTCGCCGCCCCAGACCAGCAGACCTGGATCGTAGGCGCCCAGCTCCAGGAAGTACTCCCTATTGATGGCGAACAGTCCGCCGGCGTGAGTGGGACTGCGGTAGGGCTCCGAGTTGTGCGGACGGCGGCGCTGCTCGCGGCGCGGTACCTCGTTCTCCTTGTACAGCATGCCCCACTCGAAGATGCCGCGGAAGTGGTTGTCCGTTCCATAAACCGGGCGATACTCAAAGTTCTTGTGGTCAATGCCATCGATGATGGGCACTGTCATCACAGTGCGATCCCGGTAGATGGGGGCCAGCAACGGTGGCAGCCAGTTGGTGTTTACTTCGCAGTGGGCGTCCAGGAAGACGATCACCTCACCTGCGGATGATAAGGGATTTTAGGGATTGCTTCGATACTAATAAACGGACTTCGGATTATATGGGAAATTCATTTTTAGCATCCAGTTTTTTTTGGTATCCAATTATGttttatacaaaaaataagTAACCAAGGATCGTGGAGGTTTTAAAAGTGATTTCCCATATAATACGACGTCCACTTAAGATAGTTTTAAATATGATTATATTTGTATGACTTTGAATATTATTacttcttaaaaatagaaaccTGAATGTAACAGTGCTTAAATTACGTTAAGGACTTCCAAAGGACTTCCTTTCCCCTGAACTCATTTACCAACCAAGAATGTATAAACGGGGGTGCAACAGCAATCTCTTAACGCTCAGTTCTTAAGAAGATCGAAAGATTTCAGCGCTAAACGTTTTTTGAAGCACTCCCAATAATCCGATAGTCCCTATCGGATGAATCGAAGCTGATAaaattataacttttaagTTTATAGTTTTTATCTAACAAAACGTGGAGATTCATTAATTGAAATTTCAAATAACTGACCTTTTTAAACTATTATTCGCCGGTATGCTAATTTGATTATCGTTTCGATCTAGCAAAACGTGGAGTTTCATTAACGAAAATTCCAAATGCCCAACGTTCAACATTTGAGAAAAATATCTAAAGATACCAAGCACATTTTTCATTATGACACGTTCTTTATCGCTGTGACTAATTTGCGATATGCATTATAAAGTAAGGGAAAAATGCCTACTTGTGTCGGCTTAAACCCATAAGTACGCACCTGTTGCCTCCATGGCTCCCCTGGATCGCGTCCGAATGAGACCCTCGCGCTCCTTGTTCCTGATGACCTTAACCAGTCCCTTGAACTGCAGCACATACTCGTCCAGCTGGGTGCGCAGGTTCTCCTTGTCGGAGAAGTCGTCCACGAGGATGATCTCGTGGAGCATGTGGGTGGGCGAGCGGTCGATGACCGAATGCACGGTTCGCATCAGCACCGAGAAGCCCTCGTTGTGGAAGACAATGATAACGCTGGTGCTTGGCAGGTCGAAGGGGTAGTCCCAGTGGCGACACTCCTCCAGCCGCGTGTCCCGCACCGCTCTGTGCATCGATATCTCATCGGAGCAGGCGATGTTCATGCCGTACTCCATTTCGGAGGCGTCCGACATGTGCTTCTTGTCGGGCGACAGGCTGTGGGCCTCTCCATTCTCGCCGGGTCCGCTACGTGGCTTCACATCTTTCGGCTCAAAGTTGCCCAGGCCTGAAATTTGCGAAATGGAACGTAAGTGAAGTGGCAAATGCAAATGCGCGTGCAGATCTACAGCAATTGTATAAATATTGGTCTAGCCATTGTAGGTTCTTGATGGAGATGTGTCAAGTTTTAGACTTATTCATTTGAAGAGATGTGGGTTTCTTGATCTGTACTTTTCTCGGTAATTTTAAGGCAGTTTAGTAAAGGTTTTCTTAATTATCCATTACTAAATTGGTTAATATATAACATGAAAAGTATCAAAGGACATAAAGCAGAtcttagccaatatattagtATACAAATGGTTTTTTTTGATGGATGTGTAGTAAGTGAGCAATTAAGTGTGGGGACGACGGTTTTGTGAGGTTCTCTTCTCACTCTTTCTGGAATTAATAGGGCTATTACAAAGCCGGTTTTGAAGAATGTATAATACAATTTCGTAAATATTTTCGATTGGTTTGTCAGTGAGCTCTGAAATTGACTGTACTATGACTTATAGAGGTATAGTTTTTATTTGCCCTCTTTTACATAATTTAAGGATCTAACAGCGCCACTTTTAAggaatatattaaatattatatgaGTTCTATTTGTTCAAGATAGAATAAGGTTGGTAACAAGTTACAAAAGCTAAAGTTTCAGGGCCATCCTGTTCTTATATTGGTATACGAATACCTCTTATAGTTTTGATATGATTTACGGTTTTGAACGATATACATATTTAAGATGGGGATGACTCCATTATCCCTATCCTGCTCCAGCATCTGAAGTACCAATGATTAATTGTATGTTTTACCAGACTATATGGTACACATTTGGCAGTAAATTGCACATTCGAACTGGGAGTGAGCGCTTTATCCTCAATCCTGATCCAACTTACCTTCGACCAGCTTGGGCACCTCCCTGGGCCGCCCCTCCAGTCGTTGGTGGGCGAACTTTGGGCCGCCGAAGCGCGTGTGGTACGCCTCCTGGACGCGCTTGTGGTGATCGCTCCAGTTGGCCAGCAGGTAGAGCAGTggcagcagcaccagcaggcACAGTGCCAACCGGCAGATCCGACCGCTGCGGATGGTGCTCACGCGCATCTCGAAACTCGAAAGTCTCAGCTCCAGTTAACCAATTCCCAATTCCAAATCTGTTGACGTGTCTAGGTGgccagaagaagaagaagacgaAGAGGCACAGGGAGCGGGGAGCGGGGAAAGGTGGCCAGAAAGCAGAACAAAAGAACCACTTTCGGTTCGGAGATGCCGATGCCGATGATCAAAGGCGTCCGCCGATGATAATGACAAGTGCTGGGTGAAATGCCTGCCGAGAGCAAACTGGAGTCCACCGCCTCGTCCGGTTGCGCGGCCTCTGGGTCGTGGAGTGGAGCAACTTGCCGGCGAAAGAGCGCCGCTGGCACAGAACAAATTGCGAGTGCAAGTGCACGAATATTCGCGGTGcaaacgtaaacaaaaatgGAAGAAACGATGTTCAACTGGTAAAAACGCGTTTGGAGGTTTTTTCGCGCAGGCGTTAGGCCAGAAATAGGCACAGAAAGCGATAGGCAGTTGGGCGATAGTCGGGGATGGTTATcgtgaaaaaaaaacaaatgtatgtatgtatgtaagttTTGTAGTTACAAAAATTGCTGCCAAGTAAATCCAATAGCTTGCTGTTTTCAGATAACTATTACTttatttaactgaaatttaaaaagcGTTCTTAATTCGTTTTATTGCGCTGCGCAACTGCACATTACATTGTAGTTATCGATAACCATAACAATCGATACATCTATTGTTTATTCTGGGCGCAATTCAAGTTCAATTTTTGTATGTACATTTAATTATGGAGTCGCGCCAATTGCACTCCGCCGTGTTTGGCGTATGCGGCTTCGAGGATGAGACGCTGGTGGAGATCTCCGGCCCGGGAAACAGCGGAAAGAGCCTGGTGCTCCAGCAACTGATGGCCCACTGTTTGGCGCCCTATGAATTCGGTGGCCGCCAGTGGAGCGTCCTCTTGATCAACCTGAGCCACAAGATTACCCGGGAATCCCTCACGAAGTGCATAAACACGGAACTGCAGGCGTTTTCTGAGGGAGTGGAGGGAGGGGAATCCCCGCCGGAGGAAGAGCTGGTCGAGATTGCGGGAGAATGCGTCGGTCGCGTTCGATTCCTCAACTGTTTCTCCACCGAGGACGTTTCCACTGCCCTAATCGACGCCCGCTATGCGATCGTCAATGATCCCGGCGTGCAACTGGTTGCCCTCGACACACTCGGCGAATTCTATTGGCTGGACTTCCCCAAGAGAACCCAGAAATTGTCCATGTTCCGGCACTACCGCCAGTGGCAGACGCGTCTGGAGAGGCTCTGCAAGGAGGCCATCGTCTGCGGCATGTACACGGTGGACTCTGCTCACCTGGAAAACCGGTATGTTCATGGTGAACAACTGCCGGGGGTCAAAATAAACTACACAGTCAGGATGGAAAAGATTGGAGGGTGTCTCACCCTGAATGGATTGCCCCTCGCCTTTGGCAATGGTGGGGCTAAACTAGTCAACAAGTAAGAGGATACTACCAAAATGTATCACTATTTCTCATAAACAATCACTTACTAACGATCCCCACAAATGTTAGTAGCAATCAGATGATACATAGCTAGCCATTACAACAATTTACTTGAATTACATTCCAATATCATACTTTTTAAGATATCTCTCTGGTGGGACAATTAAAACTCAGATAAATCCGAAATCTAGAAGATTACCAGGGAAGAGATTGTATGTTGGATTTACAAGGTATTCAGAGACTTCAAACTATTTGTATCTATTTCCCAAtgtcaattttttaaataagttCCTTAACTAAATAGTTAAAATAGCTGCTATTTTAACTAATGTGACTGCCTGGAAAAATAATCTGTAACTATCTAAGTTAGAGAAATGAGACAAATGTTTTATAATGTTGAAATACCTAAAagttatataatatttaaattatttggaTATCTTTTAAGTCAGATAGTTGTTATCGTGATTGCCCTTGATATTTTCTTTGTTATCCCTTCAAACTAAAATATCTCGGAACCACTAAAGTTCGACAAGAGACTTGCCCCACTCCAAGTTGTAAGAAAAGCTCGCTTTTATGACTTATTCCATTcagtaatatatttaatattatatatcaGTAATATTatcttaattaaaaaaaatacaacagTTCTTTAAAATTGTGTTGAAACCTTCactattttcttttttgtttttaagaaGGCCAACCCTACCAGAATTATACTTAAAACTAATGATTTCTAAAAGCTATACATAAGTAAGGTGGTTTTGTTTAGCAGTTTTCTTTTCTTAGCTATTTAAGAAGCAATATGTTTTGCAATTTAaaagggcttttaaagttattcTTCAATTTAGTTTGGTAGTGCTTAAAAGCCGGTAAAAtagtaaaaattattaaatagaatcattaatttaaatgtaatttcaataaataattaattgtttaaatA harbors:
- the Xrcc2 gene encoding uncharacterized protein Xrcc2, whose product is MESRQLHSAVFGVCGFEDETLVEISGPGNSGKSLVLQQLMAHCLAPYEFGGRQWSVLLINLSHKITRESLTKCINTELQAFSEGVEGGESPPEEELVEIAGECVGRVRFLNCFSTEDVSTALIDARYAIVNDPGVQLVALDTLGEFYWLDFPKRTQKLSMFRHYRQWQTRLERLCKEAIVCGMYTVDSAHLENRYVHGEQLPGVKINYTVRMEKIGGCLTLNGLPLAFGNGGAKLVNK
- the LOC108010435 gene encoding uncharacterized protein; the encoded protein is MSKYSLILLSALLGCLVSGGSAGTIGVDRSAFQVVKDIHIFAAQHPGLKIQALEKQIVPGKARAGSLSVRYNLGARISSDTLVFQTADTLEFPRAQDVSVQLNYPEKSGDSGAALSYVELICTQDAYDGNAYVVAGGIGQRFISIVLEAKNTKNFSYQALYYGQWI
- the Pgant7 gene encoding N-acetylgalactosaminyltransferase 7, which encodes MRVSTIRSGRICRLALCLLVLLPLLYLLANWSDHHKRVQEAYHTRFGGPKFAHQRLEGRPREVPKLVEGLGNFEPKDVKPRSGPGENGEAHSLSPDKKHMSDASEMEYGMNIACSDEISMHRAVRDTRLEECRHWDYPFDLPSTSVIIVFHNEGFSVLMRTVHSVIDRSPTHMLHEIILVDDFSDKENLRTQLDEYVLQFKGLVKVIRNKEREGLIRTRSRGAMEATGEVIVFLDAHCEVNTNWLPPLLAPIYRDRTVMTVPIIDGIDHKNFEYRPVYGTDNHFRGIFEWGMLYKENEVPRREQRRRPHNSEPYRSPTHAGGLFAINREYFLELGAYDPGLLVWGGENFELSFKIWQCGGSIEWVPCSRVGHVYRGFMPYNFGKLASKKKGPLITINYKRVIETWFDDTHKEYFYTREPLARYLDMGDISEQLALKKRLNCKSFQWFMDHIAYDVYDKFPGLPANLHWGELRSVASDGCLDSMGHQPPAIMGLTYCHGGGNNQLVRLNAAGQLGVGERCVEADRQGIKLAVCRLGTVDGPWQYNEHTKHLMHRVHKKCMALHPATQQLSLGHCDVNDSYQQWWFKEIRPRW